The Oxyura jamaicensis isolate SHBP4307 breed ruddy duck chromosome 3, BPBGC_Ojam_1.0, whole genome shotgun sequence genome segment TGACATCAGGATCCTGAATTGGACTTTCTACCATAGATTCTTCATTTCCAGGGAGAGAAACATTTCGGCGTTTAAACaactaaacaaagaaaaaaaatgttgggaatATATCAAAACTTAGCATAGAAAGGGTACTGATGACATACttgaacaaatgttttcacCAATACTAGTCAGTGTTTCAACTACTCACCTTCCTACTCATCCACACAAATGGGTAAGTACAGTAAAGTTTGAAGAATATAACGGAGAAAAACACTACTATTCATAAACAGCACTGTAACCCTCCAGGGAAACCCTCAGAAactaaagttattttttaattagaaaagatCTATAAATATCtcaaatgtaagaaaaataatcatagaatatcccaggttggaagggacccacaaggatcatcgagtccaactcctgatagacacaggtctacccaaaagttcagaccatatgactaagagctTCTCTAATTCCAGCAGGCAAGATACAGGTCTTCCATTGTTTTACCCCTCATAATTCAGCATTtatatttaagcagaaaatagTGTTTATTCCACAAGCTACTTAGTTCATAGGCTGAAATCATCATCACAGAGCCAAAGTCTGTGTTTCAGCACACTGCATTCCCTCTCCTTCAACAGAAAGTCTAAAACCTATGTACCTAGGTACCCACACCTAGTATAcaactttagaaaaaaataaacacttttaatATAGCTGGAAGAAAACATGGTGTAGTTTTGAGGTGAACTTTCAAATTACGTAACCTTAAATGTTTTGTGTCCAAAAATCACTTTGGCTTCATGAACTGACTATGCTCAAAATACATACCTGCACTGTAGTATTTAACAGGCTATATACTTAATGAATGCCTCATCATTTTCTGGCATGCAAACATAGCATTCATTAccctgttttcttccagaaaccaaacctatttattattttgtttagtcTTGAATACACTACTACACTTATAGTCTATAATAATCAACAATTCTAAGAATATGATGTTGgtatccttaaaaataaaggtgagAATCTCAATCCATGGAGTGTCTCAGATTTCACCTCTAAGCAGAATAATGAAACCTCCTACTAAGTTCTGAAGAACATTTTGTCCTCAAAGTTGTCTATACATACCTACATTTCGTCTGTCACATCTGCCCAAAATTGAATAAGCAGCTCCACATTTACATCTAGCTATACAAACAAGAacccaaaacaaagcattatCTCCCTCATTCAACACATTTCTGGATTGGGCACAAACCTAGGCATTAAACCTAGGCACTAAACAACTGCAGAGTCCTGGACACAAACAAGTTTTAATTACACTTAAACCcacaaatggaagaagaaacaatATTCCTCTTTTAGAAGACCAGCTGTTCTTTCTAACATTCAGCAATGACAAGCAAGATCTTGCTTGAAACATATAAACTGGTTTTTTGTTTAGGAACATGGTCTATCTACAATTTATAACTTTTACTGGAGCAAAACTACTGGAGCAAAACAGTCTCTTTTCCCTGCATAAACTTGTTCCCGACAGTGCAAAAACTGCTGACAACACCAGTCTAACGATTAAAATTAAGGTATTCTCACTGTTACAAAAGCCAGCATGGGAAACAACCCCTTTATATATATAGCTTATTCAGCTATGGAGTATTTATTACAAAGTACACAAAATTTTCACCAGAAACTGCAATTCAGATAAATTCATTCACAGGTAAATACTCCAGTAGGATACTACTTCCTTCTCTTACCTCTCTGACCCAACTAATATAAACTCTTTTTCCATGCAGTAGCACCACTCTCACAGGAAAAAGGTAAGCATTCCCACCTCAGAGGAGACTGTAGGTCAGTGCCTGGGACACTCTCTAGGTGGTGGGAGACAAGAGTCAGCCCCTTTAaaccaagcagaaaaacaaactgtattCCTTACTTTCCAGCCAACAAATGActaaacattttggaaaaggaaCTACCACCAACCACGACATGATACAATGCTCCATGTACTCAGATCACTAACAATTCAGTAAGGACAACTGcaaatattaaagaaagagTCCAGAGACCGCTATTTGTTGGCCACTTTACTAGGCTACTGCATAAAAGCTCTTAAGCAACCTGAAGTACAGCTTCAAAGGAAAGCTCCTCTCACCCCTAGCAGTACATCTTTGGTCCAAACTCTAGAATAGAATGCAGGTTTTCTGATCCTTATTAGATATAAAGGTATCTTTCAGCCCAGTCCTACATGTTTAAACTTAGACTAGAGATTAAATTTAAGACACAGGTATCTCCTTGTGGGTCCTTGTGACTTAAAAGGCTTGCTCAATGTTTTTGCTTTATGATGCTACTGAGAggtgcctgctgctccccaaAATGCACGGAAAACAGGCATTTAACCTGATGCCCTGGAGGCATCTAGTCAAGTCCTTTCACATACGTGAATTTAACTTCAACAGCTCATCAAGGTGCTTACctgttcttcccttttctgtttccGAAGCTGgattccttcctcttctcttcgTCTTCGCATTTCTTGAGGATTAAGTGCGTTATTCTTGTAGCTCTTCATTCTGAAGTTATCCTTCCCCGGGCTTGACATGTTGTctattaaaaagcaagaattaCTTCAAAAGGCCAAACCTTGAAAAGCAAACCTGCCATCTCCTGTGCTACAAAAGTATCTAGTGACACCTACACGTACACCTGTAGCTGTTGGCAATATCCAGTTCATCAATAAAAATCTctaagaaagaaatcagagaaaaatctttgcCTAGACAGTCATTTCTAAACTGCAGATTAAATTGCAGGTCATCTCAGCGATCAGATGCTTCATTAAAGGGCATAAACTACCACAAGATGAAGTTACTGAACTTATGAGCAAACAgagtaaaagcaaaaacactATGTTGCTAAGTTTTGACATAAATTTGATGGAACCATTGTCTTTCACTGTCAGCAAGTACAGGAACTTGCTTTCCCCTCTTAGAAAGTAGACAGCAAGTGTATTCAAAAACAAGGACAAATCCTAGTAGAAAACCTGCAGTAATTACTGCTTCATTTAACATCCCACTgcactgctgcttctttttatttttaatgccaatTATACAAACACAAAGCAGGATCTAAAGGTTATGCTAAGTCTCCTTTTAATctgtacactgaaaaaaatacagaaaaaaggGGGTCAGTAGCACCCAGATAGGcatatcatttttaattttaagtgaaaaaaaaaaaaaaaagactaattttaATTAACAGCTCTTTTGATGTATAAAGAGGAGTGGAATCTGCCCATCATTTCAGACATATCAGTTGTGGAAAGATAAAAGTGACGCAACATGATCCTGTCACTCAGATGATcaaactgactgaaaaaaacGTTAAAAGCCCAGTGCTAATTTTCAAAGCTAAAACCGCAGCCTTCATCTGAGAAATAATTAACTGTCAAAAATATGATTCAAGGCTCCAAGCAAACTCAGTTGTATGAAATTCTTTCACAAGACAACATGTAGAAGAATATCTTAACTACTCTTCTAGAGCTGTGCCACACGTCTCTGTCAACCTCCACGatgagatttgttttttttttatttttaatagcagcaGTCAGAAGGACTGCTGAGTAATaaacacaggctgcaggaggaaaacagcCCTCAGACCTAGGCGGACATCAACGTGACACCCAAGGACTCGGCAGCCTGCTTCACCCAAACGAGAAGCctggccagctgctgccagctctggacCACGATACCACtggttaaaataattttcttggaATTGTCGTGTAACTTTTGTGTTACAAATTTAGCAAGAAGAGCATTTTTACAGCAACTCTACTGGCTTTGAAAATCATAACCTTCTCACACATTCGCACCTTGCTGATTTGGCTGGGCTGGCAGACCTGCCAGGCCAAGCAATGAACCCAACGTGAAGAATGCATCAAAAGTAACGCACTGTAGTTCTCCAGCTCTGTAAGGGTTACAAAAGCACACCTAGAAGGCAGCTCCCATCAAAACTGTCCTCAGCAAGGAAAAGCTGGCGATGTTATGGCTTCGTACCCCTGCCCCACAAGGATTTTGGTAGAGGAATTAGAAGAGCAGAGAGTCGGGCGGCCCTCGATCTACTCTGGTTCCAGGAGCACCGCACCGAGGTGGGAGCCTGCGCCTGGACTCCGCAGAACTACGCCTCACTCAGCACGGGACCCCCGGCGGCCGCACCCCGCTCCTCGCCCACCTGTTGTGCGCGGCCAGCACCGTCCCGTCACCGACCCTCCCCTCCCGGCCGAGCCCAGGCTCCCTCAGCCCCGCCGCCCTCTCCCCTCCCGGCGCTGCCACCCCCTTCTTGGCGGCCTCCGGGTCCCCCACCGGCAGGACGCCGGGGCGGGGGAGCACAGCAGCTACCGAAGCCCTTCAGCCCCGTGAGGCGGTCAGGGGGCCGGGCAGCCCCTGACCAGAAGCACTCACCCATCGAGGCGCAGACCCTcggcgcccgccgccgcccccgaGGCGAGAAACGGCGCCCGGCTCCCGGCGTAAGATGgcggccgccgccccgccgctcGCCGCCCCGCCCGGGGGCGGGCCCCGCCGCTCCCAGCAGGCTCTGCgcggcggcgggaggaggaggcggcaCCGGGCTCGGCCGCCCCGGTGGGGAACGGCGGCCCCCGGCAGGGCGGGAGGCTGTGAGGTGGCGGCCGCCGCCATGTTGGTGTGCGACGGCTGCGGGCGGGCGCTGCCCTGCGAGGCGGCGCGGCGGCAcccccgctgccagccctgccaggggctCCGGCGGCACACGGCGGCGGCCCGGCCGGAGGCGGCGGGGAAGGAGCCGGGGGCGCACGGGTGGAGGCTGCTGGGTACCCCCGGTGCTGGTGAGcggtggtggggctggggggatcCCGCAGAGGGAGGTGGCTGGGGGCTGTGTGCGtgagggaggtggtggcggcCGTGGGGTCGAGAGGGTTGGGCATGGGCTCCGGAAccggctgggtgctggggtgccTACAGCCCTTGTCGGTTTTCAGTTTAAAGTAGAGATTTTGGAAAGATCCAGCCCCGAAATATTCAGGAATACCAGACGTTGATTGCGAGACTGCAAGGGTGTTGTTGAGGATAAAGTCAGCACTGggaaaatctgttatttttcgAAACgctgtatttttccttaagtaTTGTGAGAATTTTCTTCAGACCCCCTGTCCAAAGGTGCCGTAACTGTCTGAAAAACTTGATGACATCTCAGCTCCTGATTTGAGGGACTAAATGATCTCCAGAAGTTCTTCTGTACCTTAACTGTTCTATGGTGTTCTTCAACAATAATACAAAAACTGCAGAAGGAATATTTGTTTGGGGAAACCCAGGGAGATTAGCAAAGaattacagcattttattttattttattttaatttaatttaattttattttaaccattATCACGCTAACATTAAATTGTTGTAAGCAAGTTTTCTTCCATCAACAGCACAGATCTTTTTATTGAAGATTTGACGATTCAGACTAGGCacttcttaataaaaatattataaagacTGTGGTAAGTTAAATCGGATAAAACTTTATtaatagaaggaaaacattttcagaattgtcAGGTATTTATGAGTTGTTAAATGGTTAACAATAATAGCTGTTTGGTATGTGCTGCCTTTCTGTGAGGAATTTCAATGGCAACATAAAATTTCTTACcgtatatttattttagactGTATATGTCAATTGGGAGATGATTTTctctcaaaaagaaaaccacacaaaacTAGGAATTGCATTAAGCaggaaactgcatttctttttcagacacaGGAAAAGATGAACAGCTATACGAATGTCCAATATGCAGCCTTACCTGTACAAACCTTCAGTTTCTTGAAGAACACGTGGATTTACACCTAGAGGAACATAGCTTTTCAGAAGGTATGTGAAAGGATACAAGCTTGATAATCTTTGAAAGCATTTACAGCGTTTGCATGTTGCAGTATAGAATCTCATACAAAATGTAGACtaagcatttctttaaaacaccCATAATGAAATTTATACTAAGTATTATTGCTTGTCCAAGTGCTCTACACATGCACAAATATGTCTATCCATGCTTGTTAAGTAAATTCACTAAGTGTTAGACAAAACTAAAACTTAGAgtggaaaatatgtaaaagatagtatatattatatatattttcctagaTCTGTAGGAGGATTATGTACGTACtttccagagaagttgtggatgtcccatccctggaaagtgtttaaggccaggttggatggatctttgggcaacctggtctggtgggaggtgacCCTGGCTATGGCAAGGAgttggatggtctttaaggtcccttccaacccaaaccgttctgcGATCCTATGACATAGGGTTTAGAGTGGCACATACCCATGTAAAGAGTTTAAAACCTATACTTTTTGAAAAcgtctatttttttcctcaattctTTACTACAAATGTTTGTGCTGACTCAGTAGTCATAGTGAGAAGGTAAAGGAATCAAAATCAGTTTGCCTTATTTGCATGGCTAATAATAACCTAGAGATTCCTTATCCAGTCCTCTGaacctgtttctttttgtcactGCATTTTGAGGTTGCTAACAAGGATCCTAGGTCTGTGATATTCAAGAAACTAGGATTTCTTGCTAATAATTAAGTGAAACGTAATAAACAAAAGAGGTTTTCCTGATAGTAGAAGTGTTACTTGGACTATTTGCCAAGCAACAGCTCCTGTAACTCTGCACACATTTTGTGGAAGTCAAGAGTCTGAGTCTTAGTAGACTGAATGCCGTCAGTCGTGTTTAGTACTGCTTGCTCAATACACTGTGGAATCCCTCTCTGAAAAGTAGTGCCTAGTTCGCCTTGTTTATGTCTGCTTAGAAAagaatctttaaataaatgatcCATCAAAGCATTTTTAACCTCCTGATCAAGGCCTCTGTTCTTGGATCATTATTCCTGAATAGGTGGAAACATGAGAGATCTAGAACTGGCTCAACAGCTCCAACATGAAGAAGATAAAAAGCAGAGACTCGAAGAAGAGAAGCgagagaaggaagaatttaaaaagcTACAGGTACCATAATGCTTCTAAATGGTAAAATTCTGAAGAGGTGTGCCATTAGAAGCGGATCATGTTGAAtctgttatgttttgtttcctggattacatgaaaataagaatGGCATTACTAGGTCACACCTGTGCAGTTAGGCAGGCTGTGCTGAAGTGTTGGTGCAGGAGCGGCTTGCAGGCAAATGCAAATTCTCAGCAACCCTTGAAGTGGTGTGGGGCATGCCTACCTTGAGCTCCTTGGCTTTACTGCTACCCTTGGCCAGGTGCTACCTGTGTGTGCTGCACTGCTCTCACAAGGCACCCTGCCACCCCATACTGCATCCCACCCAGCTCTAATGCTCTGCCTTTCAGCACAGCCTGGAGTATATTACCTGGCAGAGTACCTGAGCCCTTGAGCATCCTGGCTGTCCTCTTTCTGTGCACCATCACCTGCTTTAGTGAGTACCACACCACAAGCTTCCCTCTGTCTCCTACCTGACAGCACTGATAGCATGAGTTTCTGCACTTGCTACCTCCTGGTAATTGACTGCCTCTGCCAATGGCTGTCAGCTCAAGGGGGAGCagagagatcacagaatcacagaactgtaggggttggaagggacctcgaaagatcatcgggtccaaccccccctgccaaagctGGTTCTTCAGAGCAGGCcgcccaggtaggcgtccagatgggccttgaatatctccagagaaggagactccactaCCTCTCTAGATGTGCCTGCTCTTTCTGGTTTAGCTGTCCTAATTCTGCAGTTCTATTCAGGAGTGAAGTTTGGCCTTCAGCTCTAAAAGGTCGTAAATCTGAAGATTTTATGTCTCACTGTTCACTATTTTTCATTGCTACTGATTGTGCATGCAGCCTCTTATATCATTAAACATGAATttttgaaatgtgattttaatcATGCACATTCTATCCCTAACAGAGACAGTATGGCTTGGATGGTTCTGGAGGCTACAAGCAGCAATTCCTAAAGAACATGGAAAGGGAAGTTAATAGAGGAAGGATGCAGCCTTTTGAATATCACAAGAGAAAAGCTGACATGATGGAAAGTTTGGCTGTTGGTATAGAtgatgggaaaacaaaaacctcaggtacaaatgcatttcagaaactAAGCATATAGCTTTTAGTCATAGCTTCTGATGACCAAAGCAGTTTTTAACAAAGTATTTCATCACTTAGGATTAGAATTAGGATGCAAATAATATTAATCTGTGACAACtttgtttaataattaaatttaagtttgacatatttttaatcctttatcAAACCTGAAGACTTGCGGAACCTTGGAAGCAAGTTAAGAGCCCTAATGCAATATGTATCAGAAGTTGAAAATCTTACTGCCTGAGGGTTGTCTTTGGGAATATGCTTGTTTACTGGTTAGTACCTTTGCTTCCTAACCTAGTTTAGCTGTTAAAATTCGTAGCCGcttttactgtatttcagttAGTTGTAATCTGTTTCCagcaaactatttttattacagataaactttatatttgtttttttttctaggagtAATTGAAGCATTGTGCAAGTACTATCAGAACGAAAACAAAGATGTGAGACGTGTTTGGCTTTCAGCAGGAGTAGATCACTTCCACTCATCTTTGGGTGACAAAGGCTGGGGTTGTGGTTACAGGAATTTCCAAAtgctcctttcctccctgctgcaAAACAGCTTGTATAATGACTGCTTGAGAGGTATTCATAAAAATCCTGCGTACTTGCATGTCTTCAATGACAATCTATTGagctgttttactttttcatttatacagCAAGGCTTACTAGTGTCAATGATACCCATTAAATGTTTCCTATAACACTAGACCATACTGTGAAAAGAATCAAAGGCTTGACTGTTGGCAAGGCATTGTGTGGCTGAAGCTTAACCTTTGGGGTTTTTTGGGGGTGTATCTTTGTAATGTCAATTACCTCTTATACAAGAGGCTGGATGGTTTTGATAAACTATTTCAGCAACTGTTACTACAATTCAAAAGCCTTTCTGTTTCAGATATTGCACTAATTCCTAGTATACCGAAGATTCAGTCCATGATTGAAGATGCCTGGAAAGAAGGCTTTGATCCTCATGGGGCATCTCACTTCAACAATCGATTACGTGGTTCCAAGGCGTGGATAGGAGCATGTGAAATTTATTCACTGTTAACCAGTCTCAGGATCAAGTAAGTAGTACTTCTTCTGatgttgtttttaagtgatAATTAAGCATGTATCTTTTTAGGGTCAAAATTAAGGTAAGAATTAAACTATTAAGCCGAAGCCATCGTAGTGGCTTTATATTTAAGCTGCCTGTAAATAGGTAAGATTTAGTGCAGTGTGAAGTTGTGTAACTACTTGAGCAGATACATACATTGAGTAACTGTTTTGGTCATTGAGACTTGGTGAGGAATTGTGCCATATAGGCATAAAATCAGATATTGATTAAAAGCTTACTTTTGCTCAAAGTTTAGTCTCAAGAAGAATCTGAATTTCAACTAGTCACATTGTGTATTTAGAATTCTTAATTTGGCACTGTGCTGTAATTCTACAAAAATCAAAtaccaaaattaaaacaaacttcaTAAGCTCAATAGGCAAACAGAGTAGAGTATTTCTTTGCCAGAGTAAATACTGTGGTCTTGAACAGTACATACTACATTGCTTAGTACTTATGTGTCTTCTATAcctgtatttaattaaaaaaaaaaatagtgaccATGACCGCTTGTCACCTGCAATTGCTGTTGTTCACAAAGCATTCTTGATGCAGGAGGAACGgactgaagtgaaaaaaaggGACTGaagtgttaaaacaaaaacaacctgcTTCAAAtttatctgttgtttttcttttaaatgttttgtaggTGTCAAATTATTGACTTTCACAAACCAACTGGTCCCATGGGTACGCACCCTCGTTTGTTTGAGTGGGTTTTGCGCTACTATTCTACAGATAATGAAGGTGGTACAAAGGTAGTGTGTACTTCCAGACCGCCTATCTACTTGCAGCATCAAGGTCAGTATCACAATATGCTGGTTTCTTACTATTCTCTATCTTCATGTGCTGCAATTCAGAGCAGAATCATACATTCCTTCTTCATTTAATCGGAGGCCTAGCTTTATTTACTGTTAAACTTCTCGTAAGTAAATGTAACATTAAAAAGCTTCTATTTTTACTGATAGAAAAGCTGGGTGTGAGCAGGATCTCAGCGTTTTGACATCTGCTCTATGCTTACAATTACCTTATTAAATTTCAAGTAAATGTTCCTTGATTTGAAAATAAGTAGTGTGCTACAAACACATAAATAGGATTTTGTGTGtctaaaatactgaaaatctgttttgaaattagGTCACAGTTGTACTATTGTAGGaatagaagagaagaaaaataaaaccttatgTTTACTATTGTTTGACCCGGGATGTCCTTCtcaagaaatgcagaaactcTTAAAACAAAGCACCGATGGTACTGGTCTCAGACTGCTTCGGAGATTTGTGGGTggcttaaaagaaaagcagtaccAGATAGTTGCTGTAGATGGCATCCTCACATTGGAAGAGAAAACCGTAAGTTTTTCAAGAAATAGTTTCTGTAAGAAAACGTACAAGAATCTGCATCTCCGCTTTCAGACTCAAATGTGTGTGTGGTCAcgtggtgatttttttcaccTACTCAGTTTCCTCATTCTTCTCCACTACTTTCTGCATATTCTCCATTAATTGAGTAATCATTAGGATATccagaacagaacagttttgcATGTAAATGTGTGCTACCTTGATATAACTGACAGCTTATAAATCTCTTATGAAGCTTGCAGCTGTTTGCATATGTAAATTaggcattttttccatttccttacaGTATTCTAAATAGCTTATAATAGGCATATAAGGTAAATACGAAAAATTCATAGtacaaaaatacattcacaGGGTTTTTATTTCAACTTTGTAAAGCTGTGTGACATCTATCAGCATTTGATAATTGAAGAAAAAGGCACATGGATACTGAAGCCTAACCACTCAATGTCTTTTCGTCTTGGGTGATAGAACTAGTACTTTCTGCTTTCTAAGAGTAGTTAGAATGTAAAGTATTCAACATGCAGCTCTGATTACCTTAATATACTCAGGCTGTCAATATTTGTTATAAATCCTGTCCAGATGGTTCACATTGGGCATCATAAGTTCTTTAGACCTTGAAGTTCTTTCATCTGAATGTcagatgtaatttttttcttaaattttcacTTTCCTACATTAATAAATTGGTTTGTTAGAGCCATGTTCTGACTGTGGTGTCTTATGAGCACTATTCAGCATCTTCAAACTTTAGGACAGACTTTTTGTGTATAAATGGTGAAATAACTGTTGACTGAGTCACCTGCTGAAGTGTCTTTAACAGCTGTATATTGAAATGAGACACATCTAAGTGCTTCCTGTCCCTGAGCACATCAGAAATAGCAGCAAGATGCACACTATCTCTTACCCTTACTGGCAAAAGTATTAGAATTCAGCTCACAGTAACTAAGGAAGTGTGTCATGTGGGGCTTGGGTGGGGGTTCTTCTTTTCAAAGgtttgatttatattttaaaatattaattgttttgagttttgtcttgaaaaatcacatttaagaTGGAATATAACTCCTTATTAATACACTTCAGTAAGCTTTTTCAAATTAATGGTTTAAAATGGTGATTTAGTTCATTAAACtactctctctcctttctcactCCCTtacctgtactttttttttaggctCGCTGCCATGCTTCTCAGGTCTTAACATCAGAGAAGATTCCTTAAAGGATGTCTTTACTACCTCTTTCTGGAATCTGTTGGGTGTGAAACATTAAACGGATGGACTGTGATCCTAACTTAACATTTTCTAGACTGAAATTATGCCTTGAACTAAGTTTCAGGGGCTCTGGAAAAGCACGACACTGGCGTTAACCGGTAGTTTTGATCTTCCATCAAAACACTTCTGTCCAGATCAATCTGTAACTCTTCAGTTTTTGAGTTCTCACCTTAGTAGATAATTCGGTATTTTCTTAGTTGCTTAAATTGCAAGGTAGTGCCCACTTTCCTGTACCAAACTATTTACCATAGTTAACTGTCAATAAGTAGTGGGTAAACATACTgtgaaactacttttttttgGCGTGCCTATTGAAATTTACCTCTGTAAATATATCACCTCTATGGCTAATGCTCCATCTCTTTACAAAATTTGATCAAATATCTGTTACATCTTCTGCAACTTCTCCTGCAACTACTTGCAAAGTACAGAGACAGTTCAGTGATTTCACAGGGCATGGTTTGTTCCACCAGGGATTAATTTGCTACTGcacttctttttaattagcTGGCTTCTCTACATGCGCCACCTGTAAACACAAATGTGCTTATGAGGTGGGTCAGTGTTAGTGTGGGGCATGAGGTCGAAGACAGTGGTGTCCAAAGTGTGGTGTGAGTGTTCCAGGGGTGTGTGCAAGACACACTGCGGGGGCGTGGAAcgaaaatattttttgtactgtgaataaataaaatacgtcttttttttttaaaaaaaaaaaaagtattttgtccttttttggttttaaattccATTAATGTTTTCTCCCTATATCTCAAAGGGGGCTCTGAGACATGACTT includes the following:
- the ZUP1 gene encoding zinc finger-containing ubiquitin peptidase 1 → MAAAAPPLAAPPGGGPRRSQQALRGGGRRRRHRARPPRWGTAAPGRAGGCEVAAAAMLVCDGCGRALPCEAARRHPRCQPCQGLRRHTAAARPEAAGKEPGAHGWRLLGTPGADTGKDEQLYECPICSLTCTNLQFLEEHVDLHLEEHSFSEGGNMRDLELAQQLQHEEDKKQRLEEEKREKEEFKKLQRQYGLDGSGGYKQQFLKNMEREVNRGRMQPFEYHKRKADMMESLAVGIDDGKTKTSGVIEALCKYYQNENKDVRRVWLSAGVDHFHSSLGDKGWGCGYRNFQMLLSSLLQNSLYNDCLRDIALIPSIPKIQSMIEDAWKEGFDPHGASHFNNRLRGSKAWIGACEIYSLLTSLRIKCQIIDFHKPTGPMGTHPRLFEWVLRYYSTDNEGGTKVVCTSRPPIYLQHQGHSCTIVGIEEKKNKTLCLLLFDPGCPSQEMQKLLKQSTDGTGLRLLRRFVGGLKEKQYQIVAVDGILTLEEKTARCHASQVLTSEKIP